GTAGGCCTGCGAGGCCGTGTGTGCGGCCCCCACGGCTGCCACGAGTTCGTCATCGCCGCCACCCACCCGGGCCAGTCGCGCCAACTGCTCCTGGTCGACGCTCGTGCGATGGGAGTGCAGGTCGAGGTAGCCATTGGCCAGCTTCGACATCTTGGCGAAGCCGCCACAGATCGTCAGGCGCGGCAGGGGATGGGAGTGCAGGTACTTCAGCACGGCGCCGGCGAAGTCGCCCATGTCCAACAACTCGACGTCGGGGTAGAGCTCCCGGGCAATGCGCTGCGAGGTCGAGCCGGTGCAGGCCGCCGCATGGCTGGCCCCATCGGCGCGCGCGACGTCGATTCCCTCGTGGATGCTGGCGATCCATGCCGAGCATGAGTAGGGGACGACCACCCCGGTGGTTCCCAACACCGACAGGCCACCCAGGATCCCGATCTTCGGATTCCAGGTGCGCTGCGCGATCTGTTCCCCGTCGTCGATCGACACTGTCAGCACCACGTCGGGTGAGCCATTGCCGCCCGCCGAGCGGTCGGCCGCGGCCAGGTTCTCGGCGATATAGGTGCGCGGCACGGGGTTGATGGCCGGTTCGCCCACCGACAGGGGCAATCCCGGTCGGGTGACGGTGCCGACGCCGCTTCCGGCGCGAAAGGTTATGCCGCTGCCGGGGCGTCCGCGTTCCACGGTGGCCCGGATCACGGCCCCGTCGGTGACATCGGGGTCGTCGCCGGCGTCCTTGGTGATGGCTGCCATGGCCGTATCGGCACTCAGCTGCTCGAAGGTGAGGGCGAAGGCGGGGCGTCGTCCTGCCGGGAGTTCGACCTCGACCGGATCGGGGAAGTTCCCGGTGTGCAGGGCCGACCAGGCCGCGCGCGCTGCGGCGGCCGCACAGGCGCCGGTCGTCCACCCAGGACGCAGGCCGGACGAGGTCAGCTGCGCCTCACGGCCGCTGGTCTGGGCACGGCGCCCCTCGCGGGCCAGGCGGGCATCATTGCCCGGCCCGGCAGGAGCATCGGCGCTTGTCACATGGTGTGGCGGCTCGCCGGCGGGTGCCGGTGTCGCCCCCGAATCCCGACCGTGGGTGTGGGGCTGGCCGGCGTCGGAGCCGGTGGCATCGGGCTGGCCGGCGCTCATTCCCGGTGCTCGTTGGTGAGCTCGGCGCTGGAGGCAAGCGCGTTGATGGCGGCAACCGCGATGGCGGACCCGCCACGCCTGCCCAGCAGCGTCAGGTAATCGAGGCCGGCATCATCATCGACCAGCGCCTGCTTGCTCTCCGCGGCACCCACGAAGCCCACCGGAATCCCGATGACGGCGGCGGGTTTCTCGCCGGTCTCGTGCACCAGCTCGAGCACTCGGAACAGGGCCGTCGGAGCATTGCCGATGGCCACGATCGAGCCCTCGAGCCGGCCCTCCTCATGCCACAGGTCAACGGCCGCCGAGGTCTTGGTGACGCCCTTTTCCTCGGCGATGCCGGCAAGGCGGGGGTCCTTGATATGGGTGATCACCTCATTGTCGCGGGGCAGCCGGGACCGGATGATGCCAGTGGCGGTCATCGAGGAATCACACAGGATGGGGGCCCCCGCGCGCAGGGCCGTGCGTGCGGCCTCACCGACGCCGGTGGTGAAGGCGATGTCGGCGGCGATCGCCGGATCGGCGGCGGCATGGATCATGCGCACTGCCACCGGTTCGAGGTCGTCGGGGAACCGCGACAGGTCGGCCTCGTCGCGGATGATGCGGAACGACTCGCGGTAGATATCCGATCCGCGGTTCAGGTAATCACTCACAGTTGGTCTCCGTGTGGTTGGTCTTCAGGCAGTTGGTTCCCGCGCGGCCGACCACCGCGCAAATTGTTCCCGCGCAATGGGTGACCGACGGACGAGTCACGGCTTCACCCAGGTCCAGCTGGTCACCATGCGCAGCGGCTTGAAGCCGTGCAATGCACCGATGTGATCGCCGTTGTGCACCTCGAGGCGCATGAGCTCGCCACCATGGTCGAGTGCCAACTGTCCGATCACCAGCTCGGCCTCCAGGGTGACGGCGTTGACCACGAAACGACCCCCGGTGTGCAGGGCGTCGATGCAGCGGGCGGCAAGGCTGGCGGTGAGCCCGCCTCCGATGAAGATCGCATCGGGATCCGGGAGCTGTGGCAGGGCCTGCTCGATGTCGGACTCC
The window above is part of the Propionibacterium freudenreichii subsp. freudenreichii genome. Proteins encoded here:
- a CDS encoding precorrin-8X methylmutase, giving the protein MSDYLNRGSDIYRESFRIIRDEADLSRFPDDLEPVAVRMIHAAADPAIAADIAFTTGVGEAARTALRAGAPILCDSSMTATGIIRSRLPRDNEVITHIKDPRLAGIAEEKGVTKTSAAVDLWHEEGRLEGSIVAIGNAPTALFRVLELVHETGEKPAAVIGIPVGFVGAAESKQALVDDDAGLDYLTLLGRRGGSAIAVAAINALASSAELTNEHRE
- a CDS encoding cobalt-precorrin-5B (C(1))-methyltransferase gives rise to the protein MSAGQPDATGSDAGQPHTHGRDSGATPAPAGEPPHHVTSADAPAGPGNDARLAREGRRAQTSGREAQLTSSGLRPGWTTGACAAAAARAAWSALHTGNFPDPVEVELPAGRRPAFALTFEQLSADTAMAAITKDAGDDPDVTDGAVIRATVERGRPGSGITFRAGSGVGTVTRPGLPLSVGEPAINPVPRTYIAENLAAADRSAGGNGSPDVVLTVSIDDGEQIAQRTWNPKIGILGGLSVLGTTGVVVPYSCSAWIASIHEGIDVARADGASHAAACTGSTSQRIARELYPDVELLDMGDFAGAVLKYLHSHPLPRLTICGGFAKMSKLANGYLDLHSHRTSVDQEQLARLARVGGGDDELVAAVGAAHTASQAYQLSRDAGIELGDLVARAAAQQAAITVDAPIDIEVICTDRTGTIIGRSPFTAAAH